One Neodiprion pinetum isolate iyNeoPine1 chromosome 1, iyNeoPine1.2, whole genome shotgun sequence genomic window carries:
- the LOC124224683 gene encoding putative peptidyl-tRNA hydrolase PTRHD1 isoform X2, giving the protein MSQLIQYVVVRQDLIKTMSWSVGAVIAQACHACSAVTHLFHDDIHTRAYLADLDNMHKVVLQAPDESSLTDLKKSLDENDIKHKLWIEQPENIPTCLVVKPYPKEEIQIYFKKLKLFK; this is encoded by the exons ATGTCTCAACTTATACAGTATGTCGTGGTTCGTCAGGATTTGATAAAAACCATGAGTTGGTCGGTCGGTGCTGTGATTGCGCAAGCTTGTCACGCGTGTTCGGCCGTTACGCATTTGTTTCACGATGATATTCATACGCGAGCTTACCTCGCCGATTTAGACAACATGCACAAGGTCGTTTTACag GCTCCAGACGAGTCCAGTTTAacggatttgaaaaaatctttggACGAAAACGACATCAAGCACAAGCTTTGGATAGAACAGCCGGAAAACATCCCTACTTGTCTAGTTGTTAAGCCGTATCCAAAAGAGgagattcaaatttattttaagaaattaaaattgtttaaGTAG
- the LOC124224683 gene encoding putative peptidyl-tRNA hydrolase PTRHD1 isoform X1, whose product MGSFEAMIIMSQLIQYVVVRQDLIKTMSWSVGAVIAQACHACSAVTHLFHDDIHTRAYLADLDNMHKVVLQAPDESSLTDLKKSLDENDIKHKLWIEQPENIPTCLVVKPYPKEEIQIYFKKLKLFK is encoded by the exons ATGGGTAGTTTCGAAGCAATG ATAATAATGTCTCAACTTATACAGTATGTCGTGGTTCGTCAGGATTTGATAAAAACCATGAGTTGGTCGGTCGGTGCTGTGATTGCGCAAGCTTGTCACGCGTGTTCGGCCGTTACGCATTTGTTTCACGATGATATTCATACGCGAGCTTACCTCGCCGATTTAGACAACATGCACAAGGTCGTTTTACag GCTCCAGACGAGTCCAGTTTAacggatttgaaaaaatctttggACGAAAACGACATCAAGCACAAGCTTTGGATAGAACAGCCGGAAAACATCCCTACTTGTCTAGTTGTTAAGCCGTATCCAAAAGAGgagattcaaatttattttaagaaattaaaattgtttaaGTAG